Part of the Hevea brasiliensis isolate MT/VB/25A 57/8 chromosome 16, ASM3005281v1, whole genome shotgun sequence genome is shown below.
TCCTGTAACACGTGAAGGGAAATAAGGTTGTGCTGTTCCAGGTGGACACACCAAAATTTGTGACCCAGATGATAAAGACAAGGTGGATGGTAATGGCACAGCATTCAGGTTGTGCAGATCATCTGTTTGAGCTGCAAATCCATGACTTCCCAAATGAGATAAGGGCAAATTTTGATGTTCTACTTGAAAAAAGGAACCATATGGCATCGCATTATTTATCAAACCCGGTAAAGAAGAATAACTAGCTCTGGGGAAGAAACTGCTTGATGGAACTTGAAGAGAACTACTATGCCCTTCACTGCTTTCCTTTTTATCTTCTTGATCATTTCTTTTTGTCCAATTTTCTTTCTCTTGGACAGAATCCCTTGCAATTTCTTTTGACTTGGCTTTCAAAAGTGCATCACTGCTCCAAAAATTAGGTCTAGTTAATCCGTCTGGATCCTCCCAATTGATGCTGCTGCTCGTCTTGAACCCTTCTTTGTTAGATTGGGAAGCACCAACTTCATGAGAAGAAGTTAAAATTGCTTGATGATTCAGGCCAAAGTTCACTGGTGGCATTGGAAGTGGGGGGAGTTCATCAATTTCATGCTTTGCCGCATTAAGCAACCAGTCAACAACCTTGCTAGGCTGATTAAGTCCAAGCCTATCTTGAAGATCGTACAATTGGATAGCTGTGGGAACTGAAAGCCTTACTCTCCTGTCTCTTAATCCCCTTATGGTGAAAACTTTGCTGTGCCTATCTTTTCCTCCAAAAGCCCGTGACACACGAACAATTCTTGGATCTTTCAATTTTAACCATGGCGTTGAGCTAGATGAAGCTTTGGTAATCTTGCCATGACTGGTGTCTCCCTCTTTTTTTCTTGCAGAATCCACTTCTTGTGAACTAGTAATCATCTTATGTTTCTCATAGTTGGTGCATGGGTAACTGAACCAGTAGAATTATGCTGTAAAGTTTCTTGATGCAGTATATCTTGATTATATACCCGCTTCAGATCTATCAAAAGGAGAAAAcaaaaaataagaaatcaaataaatataacACTAGAGATCTATATAAACCCCAATTTCCCTACATCGAAGAGAAGGCAAATGGAGAAAAGGAAATCTTGATCAAAACAGACTATAGTTCACAAGTGCAAGGAAAATTCAAGAAGGAAAATAGATGAAGCACGGTAGGTATCTAGTATTTATGGGAACTGAACTTGGATTGACAGTATCAGTCAATAACCCTTCAGATATTTCTCAACTAATCTAGTTTCGAAGGGGAAAACATCAATCACACGGATAATAGATGTTTGTAAATGAGATAATACAAAAGTTATAGAACAAAGTTGAAAATGAACAGTTAGATGCTAGTGTATTTGCACTCATGAACAGTGGAAGAAATAGTTTGTAAAGAAGGAAAAGTTAACTGA
Proteins encoded:
- the LOC110672943 gene encoding transcription factor TCP13, with the protein product MITSSQEVDSARKKEGDTSHGKITKASSSSTPWLKLKDPRIVRVSRAFGGKDRHSKVFTIRGLRDRRVRLSVPTAIQLYDLQDRLGLNQPSKVVDWLLNAAKHEIDELPPLPMPPVNFGLNHQAILTSSHEVGASQSNKEGFKTSSSINWEDPDGLTRPNFWSSDALLKAKSKEIARDSVQEKENWTKRNDQEDKKESSEGHSSSLQVPSSSFFPRASYSSLPGLINNAMPYGSFFQVEHQNLPLSHLGSHGFAAQTDDLHNLNAVPLPSTLSLSSGSQILVCPPGTAQPYFPSRVTGASPETYPRQMNHFQMLSSSTQNLFPNSLTPSPYSMNQSTRPFRATPRLVHSLNSGSHQPDNKEEFPCK